From the Gordonia bronchialis DSM 43247 genome, one window contains:
- a CDS encoding serine/threonine-protein kinase, with amino-acid sequence MGERGSLAAGQVIGGYTVIRTLGAGGMGTVYLVAHPRLPRHQALKVLSSALGGDPSFRERFRREADLAARLDHPNIVSVQDAGVDGDVMWIAMQYVDGTDTAAMLRDADGPLPAGTVVEIIAQVAAALDYAHAKGTLHRDVKPANILVVAPASDVRGPVGALPVPRALIGDFGVARLLSETTDLTGTGNMIGTLAYAAPEMFSGAPLTPAVDVYALAARCTNYSVAHRCSQRLISSR; translated from the coding sequence GTGGGTGAACGCGGATCGTTGGCGGCCGGCCAGGTGATCGGCGGCTACACCGTGATCCGCACGCTCGGTGCCGGCGGCATGGGCACCGTCTACCTGGTGGCGCATCCGCGGTTGCCCAGGCATCAGGCCCTCAAGGTGCTCTCCTCGGCGCTCGGCGGCGATCCGTCCTTCCGCGAACGGTTTCGGCGTGAGGCCGACCTCGCCGCCCGGCTCGACCATCCCAACATCGTCTCCGTGCAGGACGCCGGCGTGGACGGTGACGTCATGTGGATCGCGATGCAGTACGTCGACGGCACCGACACCGCGGCCATGCTGCGCGACGCCGACGGTCCGCTGCCGGCCGGGACCGTCGTCGAGATCATCGCCCAGGTGGCCGCCGCGCTGGATTACGCCCATGCCAAGGGCACTCTGCACCGAGACGTGAAGCCGGCGAACATTCTCGTCGTCGCGCCCGCCTCTGACGTCCGCGGGCCAGTAGGCGCGCTCCCCGTACCACGCGCTTTGATCGGCGACTTCGGGGTGGCCCGGTTGCTCAGTGAGACAACCGATCTCACCGGGACCGGCAACATGATCGGGACGCTGGCCTACGCCGCACCCGAGATGTTCTCCGGCGCCCCCCTGACACCCGCCGTCGACGTGTACGCGTTGGCTGCACGATGTACGAATTACTCTGTGGCACACAGGTGTTCCCAAAGACTGATCAGCTCGCGATGA
- a CDS encoding AMP-binding protein, protein MLVPFTVTDFLNRAATVYPDRVGAVDEPAQPADSQGELIYAEIADLAQRQAAKLDELGIGVGERVAVVSHNSSRLLTSFYGVAGWGRVLVPINFRLRPDEISFIVEHSGARVLHVDPELADALADVACEHKFVLGDDENLYAPPGSAPQPWDPDENALATINYTSGTTARPKGVEITHRNIWVNAVTFGLHTTISDRDVYLHTLPLFHANGWGMPFAMTGVGGRHILLRKVDGAEILRRVRDHGVTIMCAAPAVAAAVLEAAESWDGEIPGRDRVRIIMAGAPPPSKTVARVEEELGWEFIQIYGLTETSPLLTINRSRAEWDDLSTHDRATKLVRAGAPALGVQLRTEDADEGAGEVLARSNVVMNGYWQQPEETEAALDGGWFHTGDGGDFTDGYLTIADRKKDVIITGGENVSSIEVEDCLFSHPGVAEVAVIAVPSEKWGETIKALVVRTPTDDPDNAVTEAELIAWCKTHMAGYKAPTSVEFRDELARTATGKLQKFKLRSPYWENQERGVN, encoded by the coding sequence ATGCTGGTGCCGTTCACCGTGACTGACTTCCTGAATCGGGCCGCGACCGTCTACCCCGACCGGGTGGGCGCAGTCGACGAACCCGCGCAGCCCGCGGACAGTCAAGGGGAACTGATCTACGCCGAGATCGCCGACCTGGCGCAGCGGCAGGCGGCCAAGCTCGACGAACTCGGCATCGGAGTCGGCGAACGCGTGGCCGTGGTCAGCCACAACTCGTCGCGTCTGCTCACCTCGTTCTACGGAGTCGCCGGCTGGGGTCGCGTGCTGGTGCCGATCAACTTCCGGCTGCGCCCCGACGAGATCAGCTTCATCGTCGAACACTCCGGTGCCCGCGTGCTCCACGTCGATCCCGAACTCGCCGACGCACTCGCCGACGTCGCGTGTGAACACAAGTTCGTCCTCGGCGACGACGAGAACCTGTACGCCCCACCGGGGAGTGCGCCGCAACCGTGGGACCCCGACGAGAACGCGCTGGCGACCATCAACTACACGTCCGGCACGACGGCCCGGCCCAAGGGAGTCGAGATCACCCACCGCAACATCTGGGTCAACGCGGTCACCTTCGGTCTGCACACCACGATCAGCGATCGCGACGTCTACCTGCACACCCTGCCGCTGTTCCACGCCAACGGGTGGGGCATGCCATTCGCGATGACCGGCGTCGGCGGCCGGCACATCCTGCTCCGCAAGGTCGACGGCGCCGAGATCCTCCGCCGCGTGCGAGATCACGGAGTCACCATCATGTGCGCCGCACCCGCTGTCGCGGCGGCCGTCCTCGAGGCGGCCGAGTCGTGGGACGGAGAGATCCCCGGCCGTGACCGGGTGCGCATCATCATGGCCGGGGCGCCGCCGCCGTCGAAGACCGTCGCGCGGGTCGAGGAGGAGCTCGGTTGGGAGTTCATCCAGATCTACGGGCTGACCGAAACCTCCCCACTGCTCACCATCAACCGGAGCCGCGCCGAGTGGGACGACCTGAGCACCCACGACCGCGCCACCAAGCTCGTACGGGCCGGTGCGCCTGCCCTCGGCGTGCAACTACGTACCGAGGACGCCGACGAGGGTGCCGGGGAGGTACTCGCCCGATCCAACGTCGTCATGAACGGCTATTGGCAGCAACCCGAGGAAACCGAGGCGGCTCTTGACGGCGGCTGGTTTCACACCGGCGACGGCGGGGACTTCACCGACGGCTATCTGACGATCGCCGATCGCAAGAAGGACGTGATCATCACCGGCGGCGAGAACGTCTCCTCCATCGAGGTCGAGGACTGCCTGTTCTCCCACCCAGGTGTCGCCGAGGTGGCCGTGATCGCCGTGCCGAGCGAGAAGTGGGGCGAAACCATCAAGGCGCTCGTCGTCCGGACTCCCACGGACGACCCAGACAATGCGGTCACCGAGGCCGAACTCATCGCCTGGTGCAAGACCCACATGGCCGGCTACAAGGCGCCCACCTCGGTCGAGTTCCGCGACGAACTCGCCCGCACCGCCACCGGCAAACTGCAGAAATTCAAACTCCGCAGCCCCTACTGGGAGAACCAGGAGCGAGGAGTGAACTGA
- a CDS encoding class I adenylate-forming enzyme family protein — protein MTTSYFAWDLAYRADTPCVRDDTMSLDYATFAERVEAVAEQLAAQGISRGDVVATFLPNRVELLLTLMAAWRLGAIATPVNPAFTPAEAAYQLDDARARLVVGDPGCPSPDRVVVSPDALAERPSASWRPAAASAMSDDALLIYTSGSTGRPKGVRLAHENLHYMGSAMVAHFSLTAADHALLVLPLFHVNAICVSFLAPILAGGRLSITGKFSPARFFDDVARLRPTYFSAVPTIYAMLISQAGLTAEAVASLRFAICGAAPISPDLLDAAERALGIPIVEGYGLTEGTCASACNPVDGVRKPGTVGPALPGQHIDIVGPDGRTLPPGESGEVVISGPNVMRGYLNRPDATASTVVDGRLHTGDVGRLDDDGYLTIVDRIKDMIIRGGENIYPKEIENALATHPDVLEVAVVGAPDDLYGEVPVAFVVSYPDRQLAAGQLIAHVADRLAKIKLPSAIHIVEQLPRNPVGKIDKPSLRSGLRDPQPV, from the coding sequence GTGACCACCAGCTACTTCGCCTGGGACCTCGCATACCGCGCCGACACACCCTGCGTGCGCGACGACACGATGTCGCTCGACTACGCGACCTTCGCCGAACGCGTCGAAGCGGTCGCCGAGCAGCTTGCGGCACAAGGCATCTCACGTGGCGACGTGGTGGCCACCTTCTTGCCCAACCGCGTCGAGCTGCTGCTGACGCTGATGGCGGCGTGGCGCCTGGGTGCGATCGCGACACCGGTCAACCCCGCCTTCACGCCGGCCGAGGCCGCCTATCAGCTCGACGACGCGCGCGCCCGGCTCGTCGTCGGCGACCCCGGCTGCCCGTCACCGGACCGCGTCGTCGTGTCCCCGGATGCACTCGCCGAACGTCCCTCCGCGTCTTGGCGTCCAGCAGCCGCATCGGCCATGTCCGACGACGCCCTGCTCATCTACACATCGGGTTCGACGGGACGCCCCAAGGGGGTCCGGCTGGCACACGAGAATCTGCACTACATGGGATCGGCCATGGTGGCGCACTTCTCGCTCACCGCTGCCGACCACGCCCTGCTCGTTCTGCCGCTGTTCCACGTCAACGCCATCTGTGTCAGCTTCCTCGCTCCCATCCTCGCCGGTGGCCGACTCAGCATCACCGGCAAGTTCTCGCCGGCACGGTTCTTCGACGACGTCGCCCGCCTGCGGCCCACCTACTTCTCGGCCGTGCCGACCATCTACGCCATGCTCATCTCCCAAGCGGGTCTGACTGCCGAAGCCGTTGCCTCCCTGCGCTTCGCGATCTGCGGCGCCGCACCGATCTCACCCGATCTGCTCGACGCGGCCGAGCGTGCCCTCGGCATTCCCATCGTCGAGGGTTACGGCCTCACCGAGGGAACCTGCGCGTCGGCGTGCAACCCGGTCGACGGCGTCCGCAAACCCGGCACCGTGGGCCCGGCGCTGCCCGGCCAGCACATCGACATCGTCGGACCCGACGGCCGAACCCTGCCGCCCGGCGAATCGGGAGAAGTGGTCATCAGTGGTCCGAATGTCATGCGCGGCTATCTGAATCGGCCCGACGCCACGGCGTCGACGGTGGTCGACGGTCGCCTGCACACCGGTGACGTCGGACGTCTCGACGACGACGGATACCTGACGATCGTCGACCGGATCAAGGACATGATCATCCGGGGTGGAGAGAACATCTACCCCAAGGAGATCGAGAACGCGCTGGCCACTCACCCCGACGTGCTCGAAGTCGCCGTGGTGGGTGCACCCGACGACCTCTACGGCGAGGTCCCGGTGGCGTTCGTGGTGAGCTATCCCGACCGGCAGCTCGCCGCAGGTCAACTGATTGCGCACGTCGCCGATCGGCTGGCAAAGATCAAGTTGCCCAGCGCCATTCACATCGTCGAGCAACTCCCACGCAACCCCGTGGGCAAGATCGACAAGCCGTCGCTGCGCAGCGGTCTGCGAGATCCACAGCCGGTGTAA
- a CDS encoding M15 family metallopeptidase, which produces MNRRHLLRSVMTLLVIGLMAVGCGTDTPSSGAPSVSPSVSPKLSPPGDVAPSRPTPVSVPPVSAAARAVGFIDVRTVVPDAIVDLRYATPHNFTGVTLYPRGARCLVHSSMGAGLKTAAQVLRRGGEVLVFWDCYRPHSVQQTMYEKVSNPAWVAAPGPYSRSHESGRSVDVTIASHRANCRAARRIAEDCLAEMGTGFDSFTPAAMAYATDGVSAAAQRNRARLRNAMSAGGLAVYSGEWWHFDGAGADVRRPIIDVAPY; this is translated from the coding sequence ATGAATCGACGCCATCTGCTCCGCTCGGTCATGACACTGCTCGTGATCGGACTGATGGCTGTCGGATGCGGCACAGACACCCCGTCATCCGGTGCGCCGTCCGTCTCGCCCTCGGTGTCGCCCAAGCTGTCACCTCCGGGTGATGTCGCACCGAGCAGGCCCACGCCGGTATCCGTCCCGCCGGTGTCGGCGGCGGCGCGCGCCGTCGGATTCATCGACGTTCGTACCGTGGTGCCGGACGCGATCGTCGACCTGCGGTACGCGACGCCGCACAACTTCACCGGTGTCACGCTGTACCCGCGCGGTGCGCGCTGCCTCGTCCACTCGTCGATGGGTGCCGGGCTGAAGACGGCCGCTCAGGTGTTGCGCCGCGGCGGCGAGGTTCTGGTGTTCTGGGATTGCTACCGGCCGCATTCGGTGCAGCAGACGATGTATGAGAAGGTCTCCAACCCGGCGTGGGTCGCCGCCCCCGGCCCGTACTCGCGCAGCCACGAATCGGGCCGCTCGGTGGACGTCACCATCGCGTCGCATCGCGCGAACTGCCGGGCGGCCCGTCGAATCGCCGAGGACTGTCTTGCCGAGATGGGCACCGGCTTCGACTCCTTCACCCCGGCCGCCATGGCGTACGCCACCGACGGTGTTTCCGCAGCGGCACAACGCAATCGCGCACGGCTGCGCAATGCGATGTCGGCGGGCGGCCTCGCGGTCTACTCCGGTGAGTGGTGGCACTTCGACGGCGCGGGCGCCGACGTCCGGCGCCCCATCATCGACGTCGCCCCGTACTGA